In Salirhabdus salicampi, the sequence AAGGTGGAATAACTTCTTCATATCCATGTTCATCCGCTTGTAAATCCATCATAAAGTTTAATAATGCACGTTCAAGTCGAGCTCCTAAGCCTTTATAAAAAACAAAACGGCTTCCCGTTACTTTTGACGCACGCTCAAAGTCCAAAATATTTAATTCGCTGGCTATATCCCAATGTGGCTTAGCCTCAAAAGAGAAGGAAGGGACTTCTCCCCATTTACGGACTTCTATATTGTCATCTTCATCTTCCCCAACTGGTACACTTTCATGAGGAATATTAGGAATTGAAAGTAAAAGCTGTTCAAGTTTTTCTTCCACTTCTTTTAATTCTGTATCTAAGCTTTTTACTTTTTCCCCGACTTCACGCATCTCTAGAATTAAATGATCTGCATCTTTCTTTTCTTTTTTCATTTGTGAAATTTGTTTTGAAACATCATTACGCTTTGCCTTTAACTCTTCACTTTGTTTTATTAATTCTCTTCTACGATTGTCCCATTCTTCAAAATGATCAAGATCGGTTAAATCTTCTCCTCGATTTTGGAGTTTCGCCTTTACTTCAGCAAAATGGTCACGTAAAAATTTCATATCAAGCATAACAATTCCTCCTTCGTTTAAAATTAGACACAAAAAAACTCTCGCCCTATGAAACAGGGACGAGAGTTACTTCCCGCGATACCACCCTAATTGAAGACATAAAGTCTTCCAGCTTAATTACACTAACGGTGTTTAACCGGATATGCCTACTCTTAACAGTTCAGCATATCAGCTCAAGGATGGATTCACAGTTACCTTTTATCGGTTCACAGCACCCACCGACTCTCTGAAAAAAACATAACTGTTACTATTTCCTATCATTGCTTTTATCTCATTACATTGTTTGCTATATAATATATACGTTTTTTTAACTCGTTGCAAGTTGCTCCTTTGAACTTTTCACCATCTGTACAAAATGTTCCATTAACCGATGGTCGTCTGTTAACTCAGGATGAAAGGCACATGCTAAATAATGGCCTTCTTGCGCAGCTACAATTTTTTCGTTATAAGTGGCTAAAACATCCGTATTGTTTCCTACGTCTAAAATGTATGGTGCCCGGATGAAAACAGCATTATGGTCATCAGCAATATTTTTAACTTGCACATCGGCTTCAAAGCTTTCTCTTTGTCTACCAAAGGCATTACGTTCTACTTTTATATCCATTAACTGCAAATGGCCGCCTGTTTGACCGTTAATTTCTTTTGCTAAAAGTATGAGACCTGCACATGTACCGAATATCGGTTTTCCTTCATTGCCAAACTTTTGTAACTCAGAAAGGAAACCATATTTATCAATTAAGCGACGCATTGTCGTACTTTCTCCACCAGGTAAAACAAGACCATCTATTTCTTGTAACTGTTCAGTACGTTTAACGACAACTGCCTCTGCTTCACATGCCTCAATGGAACGGACATGTTCTCTTACAGCTCCTTGAAGTCCTAATACACCTATTTTAACCATTTATCCATTCTCCTTACTCACTGCGATCTTGCATACGTTGTCCTGGAGATAATGTTGACATTTCAATACCCGGCATTGCTGTTCCAATACCTTTAGAAAGGTTAGCTATTAGTTCATAGTCTTCATAGTGTGTTGTAGCTTCCACAATAGAACGAGCAAAGTTCGCTGGGTTATCGGATTTGAAAATTCCTGAACCTACAAATACTCCATCTGCTCCTAATTGCATCATAAGGGCCGCATCAGCAGGCGTTGCAACACCACCTGCAGCAAAGTTTACGACTGGAAGTTTACCTTCCTCTTTAATCTGTAATAACAGCTCATATGGAGCACCATTTTCTTTTGCGTATACCATTAATTCATCATCAGAAAGACTAACGACTTCCCGAATTTGAGATTGTACTTTTCTCATATGACGTACCGCTTCTACGATATTACCCGTTCCTG encodes:
- the pdxT gene encoding pyridoxal 5'-phosphate synthase glutaminase subunit PdxT; this encodes MVKIGVLGLQGAVREHVRSIEACEAEAVVVKRTEQLQEIDGLVLPGGESTTMRRLIDKYGFLSELQKFGNEGKPIFGTCAGLILLAKEINGQTGGHLQLMDIKVERNAFGRQRESFEADVQVKNIADDHNAVFIRAPYILDVGNNTDVLATYNEKIVAAQEGHYLACAFHPELTDDHRLMEHFVQMVKSSKEQLATS